One window of uncultured Methanobrevibacter sp. genomic DNA carries:
- a CDS encoding dihydroorotate dehydrogenase electron transfer subunit, with amino-acid sequence MINEPKIVEIKEIIEETPTIKTFKFDWDMEKLGRPNPGEFVMVWNFKNEKPMSISQINDNELAISVKNIGEFTSQLHDLKVGDEIGVRGSYGNGFNNSFEGKKILAIGGGVGMAPIASISSDLLSKNNEVDVVAAAVTKDELLFTDYLENLGATVHHCTDDGSFGFKGFATDCTISLLEDETYDYAFVCGPEIMMKGIFDILEDASIPAQYSLERYMKCALGVCGQCCVDGEGWRICVEGPVFENDKIYQITEFGKYRRDASGVKY; translated from the coding sequence ATGATTAATGAACCGAAAATTGTTGAAATTAAAGAGATTATTGAAGAGACTCCTACAATTAAAACTTTTAAATTTGATTGGGATATGGAAAAGCTTGGACGTCCAAATCCCGGCGAATTTGTCATGGTCTGGAACTTTAAAAATGAAAAGCCAATGTCAATATCTCAAATTAACGATAACGAGCTGGCAATCAGTGTTAAAAATATTGGTGAGTTTACCTCTCAACTGCATGACCTTAAAGTAGGTGACGAAATAGGTGTGAGAGGCAGTTATGGTAACGGTTTTAATAATTCATTTGAAGGTAAAAAAATCCTGGCTATTGGTGGTGGAGTTGGTATGGCTCCTATTGCTTCAATATCTTCTGATCTGTTGTCAAAAAATAATGAAGTGGATGTTGTTGCAGCTGCAGTCACAAAGGATGAATTATTGTTTACAGATTATCTGGAAAATTTAGGCGCTACTGTTCATCATTGTACTGATGACGGAAGTTTCGGATTTAAAGGATTCGCAACTGATTGTACTATAAGTTTGCTTGAAGATGAGACTTATGATTATGCATTTGTCTGCGGACCTGAGATAATGATGAAAGGTATCTTTGATATACTTGAAGATGCTTCAATACCTGCCCAATATTCTCTTGAAAGATACATGAAATGTGCTCTGGGAGTATGTGGTCAATGCTGCGTTGACGGTGAAGGTTGGAGAATCTGTGTAGAAGGTCCTGTTTTTGAAAATGACAAAATATATCAGATTACCGAGTTCGGAAAATACAGAAGAGATGCTTCTGGTGTAAAATACTAA
- the pheA gene encoding prephenate dehydratase, which translates to MTLTSFLGPKGTFTHEAASMVGDELIPYCSIPAVLESVQNDECVYGVVPIENSIEGPVGITLDSLAHNFDLKIYKEIIIPINQNLIVNPGCKIEDIEDVYSHAQAIAQCREFISKNKIQPHYAISTARAAKDIKGDKTKAAIGNSKIVELYGLEILEANIQDTDNNMTRFVVLSKKDSEITGNDKTSIIFSIYEDKPGQLYHILGIFEKNNVNLTKIESRPSKQGLGKYIFFVDFEGHVKDERIQGIINEIEENTYYLKILGSYPEF; encoded by the coding sequence ATTACATTAACATCATTTTTAGGTCCTAAAGGAACATTTACTCACGAAGCTGCCAGTATGGTGGGTGATGAATTAATACCGTATTGTTCAATTCCCGCTGTTTTGGAAAGCGTTCAGAATGATGAATGTGTGTATGGTGTTGTTCCTATTGAAAACTCAATTGAAGGACCCGTTGGTATTACACTAGATTCACTAGCCCATAACTTTGATTTAAAAATTTATAAGGAAATTATTATCCCAATTAATCAAAATCTGATAGTTAATCCAGGTTGTAAAATAGAAGATATTGAAGATGTTTATTCTCATGCCCAGGCAATAGCACAATGCAGGGAATTTATAAGTAAAAATAAAATCCAGCCTCATTATGCAATCAGTACTGCAAGAGCTGCAAAGGATATTAAAGGAGATAAAACAAAAGCGGCAATTGGAAATTCCAAAATAGTTGAACTGTATGGTTTGGAAATTCTTGAGGCTAATATTCAGGATACGGATAATAATATGACAAGATTTGTTGTCCTTTCAAAAAAAGACTCTGAAATAACCGGCAATGACAAGACATCCATAATATTTTCAATTTATGAGGATAAGCCGGGTCAGTTATATCATATATTGGGAATATTTGAAAAAAATAATGTTAACTTAACAAAAATTGAATCCCGGCCGTCCAAACAGGGTTTGGGAAAATATATTTTCTTCGTTGACTTTGAAGGTCATGTAAAAGATGAAAGAATTCAAGGTATAATTAACGAAATAGAAGAAAATACTTATTATTTAAAAATTCTTGGTTCTTATCCTGAATTTTAG
- a CDS encoding flavoprotein → MIVLCVTGSIAATESIKLARELRRNDLEVKCFMSEAACDIITPNAMEFATGNEVVTELTGKIEHVKYSQEDLILVAPATANTISKFAYKMADNPISTLLITAYGHDTPIIFVPSMHDSMYKAIKGNIEKIKEEGSATFIKPRMDEGKAKFPSKEDIVLESLRTINLHKD, encoded by the coding sequence ATGATTGTTTTATGTGTTACAGGTAGTATTGCAGCTACCGAATCAATTAAATTAGCTCGTGAACTTAGAAGAAATGATTTGGAGGTAAAATGTTTTATGAGCGAGGCAGCTTGTGATATCATAACTCCAAATGCAATGGAATTTGCAACAGGCAATGAAGTGGTAACTGAACTGACAGGCAAAATAGAACATGTCAAATATTCTCAGGAAGATCTGATTTTAGTTGCCCCTGCTACTGCGAATACTATTTCTAAATTCGCATATAAAATGGCTGATAATCCGATTTCCACTCTTTTAATCACTGCTTATGGTCATGATACTCCAATAATTTTTGTGCCTTCAATGCATGACTCAATGTATAAGGCCATTAAAGGAAATATAGAAAAAATCAAAGAGGAGGGTTCCGCTACTTTTATCAAGCCTAGAATGGATGAAGGTAAAGCAAAATTCCCTTCAAAAGAAGATATTGTTTTGGAATCTTTAAGAACAATCAACTTGCATAAGGACTGA
- a CDS encoding fibrillarin-like rRNA/tRNA 2'-O-methyltransferase, producing the protein MNVYFKDGNIATKNLTPGISVYGEELIMEDVEYRIWNPRRSKLAAALLNGLENLELQDTSKVLYLGASTGTTVSHISDITINGRVYAVEFSPTTAKKLVRLSHQRLNIAPILGDATKPKGYLNLVEKSDLVYCDVAQPTQSELFMKNMNLFSKDDGLGLLMIKARSIDVVQKPKKIFKEQEKKLKEKGFKIIEKVKLEPYEKDHIALLVEKNF; encoded by the coding sequence ATGAATGTTTATTTTAAAGATGGAAATATTGCCACAAAGAATTTAACTCCTGGAATTTCAGTTTATGGAGAAGAATTGATTATGGAGGATGTTGAATACAGGATATGGAATCCTAGACGTTCAAAATTAGCAGCCGCTCTTTTAAACGGGTTAGAAAATTTAGAGCTTCAGGACACTTCAAAAGTATTATACTTAGGTGCATCAACCGGAACCACCGTTTCACACATTTCTGATATTACAATCAATGGAAGAGTATATGCAGTAGAATTTTCACCAACAACAGCTAAAAAATTAGTTCGTCTTTCACATCAAAGACTTAACATTGCTCCGATTTTAGGTGATGCAACCAAACCAAAAGGATATTTGAATTTGGTTGAAAAATCAGATTTGGTATACTGCGATGTCGCCCAGCCAACACAAAGTGAACTATTTATGAAAAACATGAATTTATTCTCAAAAGATGATGGACTTGGTCTTTTAATGATAAAAGCCAGAAGTATTGATGTAGTACAAAAGCCTAAAAAGATATTCAAGGAACAAGAAAAGAAATTGAAAGAGAAAGGTTTTAAAATTATCGAAAAAGTAAAACTGGAACCTTACGAAAAAGACCATATTGCATTGTTAGTAGAAAAAAATTTTTAA
- a CDS encoding phosphopantothenoylcysteine decarboxylase translates to MGGTYEPIDSVRGITNKSSGKMGLELAKEAYIRGADLKLVVANVSVEIPSVFDVIRVETSSEMNDVILNLVPDYDIFISTAAVSDFEFRQKSDKKIDSSSSLFLNLKPTTKTIRQIKKYNPDIFLVGFKAEFNISREDIIGCARKQIVDAGTDLVIANDISKNECHFGSDNNEVLIVDDDVLSVPLASKKEIAKTICDVISKKI, encoded by the coding sequence TTGGGTGGAACTTATGAACCTATTGATTCTGTAAGAGGCATTACCAATAAATCTTCCGGAAAGATGGGTTTGGAACTTGCTAAAGAAGCATATATCAGAGGTGCAGATTTAAAACTGGTTGTAGCTAATGTCAGTGTTGAAATTCCTTCTGTTTTTGATGTCATTCGTGTTGAGACAAGCAGCGAAATGAATGATGTAATTTTGAATCTGGTACCGGACTATGATATTTTTATTTCAACAGCTGCTGTGTCAGATTTTGAATTCAGGCAAAAATCTGATAAAAAAATTGATTCCAGCAGTTCTTTATTTTTGAATCTTAAACCAACTACAAAAACTATTCGCCAAATTAAAAAATATAATCCTGATATTTTTTTAGTGGGATTTAAGGCAGAGTTCAACATCTCCCGTGAAGACATTATCGGGTGTGCAAGAAAACAGATTGTCGATGCGGGTACTGATCTTGTAATTGCAAATGATATATCTAAAAATGAGTGTCATTTCGGGTCAGACAACAATGAGGTCCTGATTGTTGATGATGATGTGTTATCTGTGCCTCTGGCATCCAAAAAAGAAATTGCAAAAACAATTTGTGACGTAATTTCTAAAAAAATATAA
- a CDS encoding endoglucanase: MSEDREKLLKIMSSLEDDYNSGKISAEKYSYFRSKYEDKLNSIDAKAATRRIRSMQGKSSKDTQKKRRRKPTKNKKKQEQDLVQKYIINPKKSDEKYNKKKKPAMDSGTFKLLLLLILVIGFTAGTAYGIFNLDFGSISDSENVAVVDDTAFPEFKNDVKLNNTTTTKTYNNSYNSYNSNNNLETTSDDSNVETTYDSSYQSSQQSSQSQSSQSSQSSQSSSDSGSSSQSGNGGGSNN, from the coding sequence ATGTCAGAAGATAGAGAAAAACTTCTAAAAATCATGAGTAGTTTAGAAGACGATTATAATTCTGGAAAAATATCTGCTGAAAAATACAGTTATTTCAGATCCAAGTATGAAGACAAGCTAAATTCTATTGATGCTAAAGCAGCTACAAGAAGAATTAGGTCCATGCAAGGAAAATCCTCTAAAGATACTCAAAAGAAAAGAAGAAGAAAACCTACCAAAAATAAGAAAAAACAAGAACAGGACTTGGTTCAGAAGTATATTATAAATCCTAAAAAATCCGATGAAAAATATAATAAAAAGAAAAAGCCCGCTATGGATAGTGGAACCTTTAAATTATTATTGTTATTGATACTGGTTATTGGTTTTACTGCCGGTACTGCATACGGAATTTTCAATCTGGATTTCGGATCAATATCTGACTCTGAAAATGTAGCTGTTGTTGATGATACTGCATTCCCTGAATTCAAAAATGATGTTAAATTAAATAACACTACAACTACTAAAACTTATAATAACAGCTATAATTCATATAATAGCAATAATAATTTAGAGACAACTTCTGATGATAGTAATGTCGAGACTACCTATGACAGTTCTTATCAGAGTTCTCAACAGAGTAGTCAGTCTCAAAGTTCTCAGAGTTCTCAAAGTTCTCAAAGTTCGTCTGATTCGGGCTCAAGCAGTCAATCTGGAAATGGTGGAGGATCTAATAATTAA
- a CDS encoding CBS domain-containing protein has product MQIKNLMSEDLITVDKDQNLSDALKLLRKHNVSRLPVTNNKELVGIISERDIANKLGSSKYESMPASRLHISSVMVKDVFTVPKTMQLEDVAKLMLDNGIGSVPVVDEDEKMVGIVSKADFVTLATGIAFDKIAVKEVMSKELVTVSPTERIVHARRQMIENHVGRVPVVDDGKLVGMITSKDLMRAFIDFRKKVPEKYQKSQIKELLVEDIMSSNPTSVTKDMSITEVSQIIMETGFNGLPVVEDDEVVGIITQTDILKLIEKLES; this is encoded by the coding sequence ATGCAAATCAAGAATTTGATGTCTGAGGATTTAATCACTGTAGACAAAGATCAAAATCTTTCTGATGCTTTAAAATTGTTACGTAAACACAATGTATCCCGTTTACCAGTAACCAATAATAAAGAATTAGTTGGTATTATTTCAGAAAGAGACATAGCTAACAAGCTTGGTTCTTCAAAATATGAAAGCATGCCTGCATCAAGACTTCATATTTCATCTGTAATGGTTAAAGATGTATTTACAGTTCCAAAAACAATGCAATTGGAAGATGTTGCAAAACTGATGCTGGACAATGGAATAGGATCAGTTCCGGTCGTTGATGAAGATGAAAAAATGGTCGGTATTGTTTCCAAAGCAGATTTTGTAACACTTGCAACAGGAATTGCATTTGATAAAATAGCTGTAAAAGAAGTAATGTCTAAAGAATTAGTTACAGTATCTCCAACTGAAAGAATTGTTCATGCTAGAAGACAAATGATTGAAAATCATGTTGGAAGAGTGCCTGTTGTAGATGATGGTAAACTCGTTGGAATGATTACATCTAAAGACTTAATGAGAGCTTTCATTGACTTTAGAAAAAAAGTTCCTGAGAAATACCAGAAATCTCAAATTAAAGAGCTTTTAGTTGAAGACATAATGTCTTCTAATCCTACATCTGTAACTAAAGATATGTCTATTACTGAAGTGTCTCAAATAATTATGGAAACCGGATTTAACGGTTTGCCTGTTGTTGAGGATGATGAAGTAGTAGGTATTATCACTCAAACAGATATTTTAAAACTAATTGAAAAATTAGAATCTTAA
- a CDS encoding CBS domain-containing protein, translating into MKDKTSVNRKSNTGAVERVTKVHDKEGDIMAIATRDVVSIPPSKSIKDTAKVMMEHEFRRLPITDPGSGKLLGIVTVMDILDFFGGGKKFNIIEKKYEDNFLAAINEPVKEIMTRDLITLSSKASIADTIEAMLANQLGAIPLVDADGKLAGIVTERDIALSLAGMAGKETVQDYMSTKVFTTTPGTPLEGACKIMVRNSLRRIPIVGGEADISKAAKKLLGILTSTDVIRFLNAKELFDNLNSNLATDVLKTIVSEIMVEDPVTVEPTMTIGDLCELFAEKNIGGVPVVKNDKVMGIITERDILNAVKRY; encoded by the coding sequence ATGAAAGATAAAACATCCGTTAACAGAAAATCAAATACAGGTGCAGTTGAACGTGTGACAAAAGTTCATGATAAAGAAGGAGACATCATGGCTATTGCAACTCGAGATGTAGTTTCAATTCCTCCTTCAAAAAGTATTAAAGACACTGCTAAAGTAATGATGGAACACGAATTCAGAAGATTACCAATTACTGATCCAGGTTCCGGTAAGTTATTAGGTATTGTAACAGTAATGGATATATTAGATTTCTTTGGTGGAGGAAAAAAATTCAACATTATTGAGAAAAAATATGAAGATAACTTCTTAGCAGCTATTAACGAACCTGTTAAAGAAATTATGACTCGTGATTTGATAACATTATCCAGCAAAGCTTCAATTGCAGATACCATAGAAGCAATGTTAGCAAATCAATTAGGGGCTATTCCTTTAGTTGATGCTGATGGAAAACTCGCAGGTATTGTTACTGAAAGAGATATTGCTTTATCTTTAGCAGGTATGGCTGGAAAAGAAACTGTACAAGATTACATGAGTACTAAAGTTTTCACTACAACTCCTGGAACACCTTTGGAAGGTGCATGTAAAATCATGGTAAGAAACAGTTTAAGAAGAATTCCTATTGTTGGTGGTGAAGCAGATATTTCCAAAGCTGCTAAAAAATTATTAGGTATCCTTACTTCTACTGATGTAATAAGATTCCTTAATGCAAAAGAATTATTTGATAACTTAAATTCCAATTTAGCAACTGATGTTTTAAAAACCATCGTTTCAGAAATAATGGTTGAAGACCCAGTAACTGTCGAACCAACTATGACTATTGGCGATTTATGCGAACTCTTCGCTGAAAAGAACATTGGTGGAGTGCCAGTAGTTAAAAATGACAAAGTAATGGGTATTATTACTGAAAGAGATATTTTAAACGCAGTTAAAAGATATTAA
- a CDS encoding AI-2E family transporter, with product MGIDIKSYLNPPVLLVIFLIIISLMFIFPVLNMILLGIILAYLVRPVSQKIRSKLKFSSLSIILAMIVVLIPLILLVAYISYEVYSVAASFMASNYYVNLDQFISQLPIDMGSVNNTVNSSINEIAKYLLSYSVSFLSKFMNISLDLFILVCSVFYFSRDGDKCLNFIRDFVPDDSKGFFDRTCESVKDVLRSIFYGHFLTSVIIGIFGCIGYSLLGYLFGIFLGVLTGILQLIPVFGPWPIYWALFFTDLFSGNYIRAVVVLLFGFFLSTIDMYIRPALSSHYAEIHPLILLVGFLSGPLVYGVVGFIVGPLILGITYTVLDNYRKEYLLGDG from the coding sequence ATGGGAATAGACATTAAAAGTTATTTAAATCCGCCAGTATTGCTGGTAATCTTTCTGATAATAATTTCTTTAATGTTTATCTTCCCTGTCCTAAACATGATTCTTTTGGGTATTATTCTGGCTTATCTTGTAAGGCCGGTCTCTCAAAAGATTCGCTCCAAACTAAAATTTTCATCACTATCGATTATACTGGCTATGATTGTGGTTTTGATTCCGTTAATATTGCTGGTTGCTTATATTTCTTATGAAGTCTATTCCGTTGCAGCATCATTTATGGCAAGCAACTATTATGTGAATCTGGACCAGTTTATCTCACAGCTGCCAATAGATATGGGTTCTGTAAATAACACAGTCAATTCATCTATTAATGAAATTGCAAAATATCTGTTGAGTTATTCTGTTTCATTTTTAAGTAAATTCATGAATATCTCTCTGGATTTATTTATATTGGTCTGTTCAGTATTTTATTTTTCCCGTGATGGAGACAAATGCTTAAACTTTATTCGTGATTTTGTCCCTGACGATTCAAAAGGATTTTTTGACAGGACCTGTGAGTCAGTAAAGGATGTTTTGAGAAGCATATTTTACGGTCATTTTTTAACTTCAGTAATAATTGGTATCTTCGGATGTATCGGTTATTCACTTTTGGGATATCTTTTTGGAATATTTTTGGGTGTGCTGACTGGTATTTTGCAACTGATTCCGGTATTCGGGCCTTGGCCAATTTATTGGGCTTTATTTTTCACAGACCTATTTTCCGGAAATTACATAAGGGCTGTTGTAGTTTTACTCTTTGGATTTTTCCTGAGCACTATAGATATGTACATAAGACCGGCTTTATCAAGCCATTATGCTGAAATTCATCCGTTAATCTTGCTTGTCGGATTTTTATCAGGTCCTCTTGTATATGGTGTTGTAGGTTTTATAGTAGGGCCTTTGATTTTAGGAATAACATACACTGTTTTGGATAATTACAGGAAAGAATATCTTCTTGGAGATGGATAA
- a CDS encoding dihydroorotate dehydrogenase, with protein MLKTKICGVEFRNPLMLAAGIMGSNASSMNWILKSGAGGVVSKSFSINPHPGYPNPTTVAVEGGILNAIGLSNPGVENFKEELKKIERDENVVIASIYGATPDEFSTLVDEVQEYVDMIELNISCPHAMEGFGASIGQDCNLSHTIVSAAKDAADVPIIAKLTPNVTDITEIAKTCEDAGADALSLINTLGPGMKINIDVARPVLFHKSGGMSGKAIKPIAISNVYSVYEAVDVPLIGVGGIYTFEDVVEFIFAGARAVQIGTAIMDEGVTVFSDINEGLEKFMSEKGYSSIDEMVGLAHREL; from the coding sequence ATGTTAAAAACTAAAATTTGTGGGGTAGAATTTAGAAATCCTCTAATGTTGGCTGCAGGTATCATGGGAAGCAATGCTTCTTCCATGAATTGGATTTTAAAATCAGGTGCAGGAGGAGTTGTTAGCAAATCTTTTTCAATCAATCCTCATCCGGGTTATCCAAATCCAACAACCGTTGCAGTTGAAGGCGGAATTTTAAATGCAATAGGGCTTTCAAATCCAGGAGTTGAAAACTTCAAAGAAGAGCTGAAAAAGATTGAAAGGGATGAAAATGTTGTTATCGCTTCAATATATGGTGCTACACCTGATGAATTCTCTACACTTGTAGATGAAGTTCAGGAATATGTTGATATGATAGAGCTGAATATTTCATGTCCTCATGCGATGGAAGGTTTCGGAGCTTCCATTGGTCAGGACTGCAATCTGTCTCATACTATTGTTTCAGCTGCAAAAGATGCCGCTGACGTTCCAATTATAGCTAAACTGACTCCTAATGTTACTGATATAACAGAAATTGCTAAGACATGTGAAGATGCGGGAGCAGATGCATTGTCTTTAATCAATACATTAGGTCCTGGAATGAAAATCAATATTGATGTTGCAAGGCCGGTATTATTCCATAAATCCGGTGGAATGAGTGGAAAAGCTATAAAACCGATTGCAATCAGCAATGTTTATTCAGTTTATGAAGCAGTTGATGTTCCATTAATCGGTGTTGGTGGAATATATACATTTGAAGATGTTGTTGAATTTATTTTTGCAGGTGCAAGGGCAGTTCAGATAGGTACTGCAATAATGGACGAAGGAGTCACAGTATTCAGTGATATCAATGAAGGTCTCGAAAAATTCATGTCCGAAAAAGGATATTCCTCAATCGATGAAATGGTCGGACTTGCACACAGGGAGTTGTAA
- a CDS encoding glycosyl transferase has protein sequence MSKQSFRDLKNEIELKNAEIDELTMDLQDKIEQINKLKLYSTKLKYEKKNLEDKLDTKIDYDKAQMKELDDLSEKLKEKDSIIEDKQDQVKYLRSLVDDYKSQIKENSENLEIQLRKISKTYEGLLEQKDMIIEKQDEQISKLIKSNEEIVKSNKTNVISLKLQNEKYQKIIDELTKTN, from the coding sequence ATGTCAAAACAGAGTTTTAGAGATTTAAAAAATGAAATTGAATTAAAAAATGCAGAAATTGATGAACTTACAATGGATCTTCAGGATAAGATAGAGCAAATCAATAAGCTAAAATTATACTCCACTAAGCTTAAGTACGAAAAGAAAAATCTGGAGGATAAACTGGACACTAAAATAGATTATGATAAGGCTCAGATGAAGGAATTGGATGATTTGTCTGAAAAATTAAAAGAAAAGGACTCAATCATAGAAGATAAGCAGGACCAGGTTAAATATTTAAGGTCTCTCGTTGATGATTATAAGTCCCAAATTAAGGAAAATAGTGAAAACCTTGAGATTCAATTAAGAAAAATATCAAAAACCTATGAAGGTTTGCTCGAGCAAAAAGACATGATTATAGAAAAACAGGATGAACAAATTTCAAAATTGATTAAATCTAACGAAGAAATCGTTAAGTCTAATAAAACTAATGTTATTAGCTTGAAATTGCAGAATGAAAAATATCAAAAGATTATTGATGAATTAACAAAAACTAATTAA
- a CDS encoding NOP5/NOP56 family protein has product MQCYITYSIKGFLAFNSDNELICEKPFPENEIINRLAQIAEKQIVAEEQEIIEEVSKDYDEIIIESNKRLSDYSSEKIIIQTPNQGGEYLRENYDKFGLDKEEITDIYQRLAIYKIKKESASEDKHLIQAINSIDEIDETISKLIERIREWYALYFPEMEVIRNNETYIRLISQNKSKEKIMEAKPDAFPDNSLDLDDDINPQDLEIMNKYANSIYELQNTRKDIEEYIDSKMESIAPNLKLIVGSSLGAKLISHAGGLKRLATYPSSTVQIMGAEKALFRHLKSGDRPPKYGLIYQHPQVRGAKWWNRGKIARILASKISLAVRRDVFTKTFDENAFEDFIAKVEEIEKNNPFPTKTTKKRKEEKGKSKNKKRKSKKRKKRR; this is encoded by the coding sequence ATGCAATGTTATATAACTTACTCAATTAAAGGATTTTTAGCTTTTAATAGTGATAATGAGTTAATTTGTGAAAAACCATTTCCTGAAAATGAAATAATAAATAGATTAGCCCAAATTGCAGAAAAACAAATCGTAGCTGAAGAACAGGAAATTATCGAAGAAGTATCAAAAGATTATGATGAGATAATTATCGAATCAAATAAAAGATTATCAGATTATTCCAGTGAAAAAATCATTATTCAAACACCAAATCAAGGCGGAGAATATCTGAGAGAAAATTATGATAAATTCGGACTTGATAAAGAAGAAATTACTGACATTTATCAAAGACTAGCGATTTATAAAATTAAAAAGGAATCTGCAAGTGAAGACAAGCATCTAATTCAAGCTATAAATTCAATTGATGAAATAGACGAAACAATTTCCAAATTAATTGAAAGAATTAGAGAATGGTATGCACTTTATTTCCCAGAAATGGAAGTAATCAGAAATAATGAGACCTATATCAGATTAATTTCACAAAACAAATCCAAAGAAAAGATTATGGAAGCCAAACCAGATGCATTTCCCGACAATTCCCTTGACCTTGATGATGATATCAATCCTCAAGACCTGGAGATAATGAACAAATACGCAAATTCCATTTATGAACTTCAAAACACAAGAAAGGACATTGAAGAATATATTGACAGCAAAATGGAATCAATTGCACCTAATTTAAAACTGATTGTCGGATCATCACTTGGAGCAAAACTGATTTCACACGCAGGCGGACTTAAACGCCTTGCAACATACCCTTCAAGTACAGTTCAGATAATGGGAGCTGAAAAAGCATTATTCAGACATCTGAAAAGTGGAGACAGGCCTCCAAAATACGGTCTGATCTATCAGCATCCACAGGTGCGCGGTGCTAAATGGTGGAATCGTGGAAAGATTGCCAGAATTCTTGCAAGTAAAATTTCACTGGCCGTCAGACGGGACGTCTTTACCAAAACATTTGATGAAAATGCATTCGAAGATTTTATTGCAAAAGTAGAAGAAATTGAAAAAAACAATCCTTTCCCAACTAAAACTACTAAAAAGAGGAAAGAAGAAAAGGGCAAATCAAAAAATAAGAAAAGAAAATCTAAAAAAAGAAAGAAAAGGAGATAA
- a CDS encoding PsbP-related protein: MRGNLFKITIVILMLSLLLVSVSAVASADNKTDISIMTLSKGGITIQYPSDWGSSQALSNYSVLAISKMDSIDAFGIGQVSVIVEKKSIDGDFGTFVNDTYKSMQKDSSFQLVSSGNVAIDGMEAFEYIYTSTQNGAQKEHKAVWFEKGGQAYVIMYSAPLDKFEDNLYVFDYILSNIQIT; encoded by the coding sequence ATGAGAGGTAATCTTTTTAAAATAACTATTGTAATTTTAATGCTTTCATTATTATTGGTTTCTGTATCTGCTGTAGCTAGTGCAGACAATAAAACTGATATAAGTATAATGACTTTATCTAAAGGAGGTATTACAATCCAATATCCTTCTGATTGGGGTAGCTCACAGGCATTGTCTAATTATTCAGTTTTAGCTATTTCCAAAATGGACTCAATTGATGCATTCGGTATTGGTCAGGTCAGTGTAATTGTTGAGAAGAAATCTATTGATGGCGATTTCGGTACATTTGTAAATGATACCTATAAATCAATGCAAAAAGACAGTTCGTTCCAATTGGTTTCATCAGGTAATGTAGCTATAGACGGCATGGAAGCCTTTGAATATATTTACACTTCCACTCAGAACGGCGCTCAAAAGGAACATAAGGCAGTCTGGTTTGAAAAAGGCGGTCAGGCTTATGTGATTATGTACAGTGCTCCATTGGATAAATTCGAAGATAATTTGTATGTTTTTGATTATATATTATCAAATATTCAAATTACCTAA